The following proteins are co-located in the Cydia pomonella isolate Wapato2018A chromosome 19, ilCydPomo1, whole genome shotgun sequence genome:
- the LOC133528120 gene encoding trypsin-like: MITVHFIFTISLIFTMVFIAYFFFILLLINTINTSSYIRVYGGTNLTEESNEYLVVIRVNLQSEESKTCTGSVLNANWIISAAHCFRYTNIKTVDVEQFTDGKFETIGKVKLTNIKVHPKYDEDRSISSAKYDVALLNLKMLVKKFMPIAEELPEIGQKATIAGFGGTKYKSGPSQGVVVIQRMMKIICTFGNIWGCHGDSGGPLVLEGRLVGIISRRKCKRTQCTTFYSDVYSNLKWIQHVIS; this comes from the coding sequence ATGATAACTGTTCactttatttttactattagtTTGATCTTCACCATGGTCTTTATTGCATACTTTTTCTTCATACTGTTGTTAATTAATACTATAAATACTAGTTCATATATCCGTGTATATGGTGGAACAAATCTCACAGAAGAATCAAATGAATATTTAGTTGTAATAAGAGTAAATCTGCAAAGTGAAGAAAGTAAAACTTGCACTGGATCTGTGTTAAATGCGAATTGGATAATAAGTGCAGCACATTGTTTTAgatatacaaatattaaaacagtAGACGTAGAACAATTTACAGATGGTAAGTTTGAAACAATAGGAAAAGTTAAGCTTACTAATATTAAAGTACATCCAAAGTATGATGAAGATAGAAGCATTAGTTCAGCTAAATATGATGTTGCTTTGCTTAACTTGAAAATGCTGGTCAAAAAGTTCATGCCGATAGCTGAAGAACTTCCGGAAATTGGTCAAAAAGCAACTATAGCAGGATTTGGAGGAACCAAATATAAGTCTGGACCAAGCCAAGGAGTGGTTGTTATTCAAAGAATGATGAAGATCATTTGTACGTTTGGAAATATTTGGGGATGCCATGGAGACTCAGGAGGGCCATTAGTGTTGGAAGGTCGACTAGTGGGTATTATTTCTAGACGGAAATGTAAAAGAACACAATGCACAACGTTTTATTCCGATGTTTATTCTAACCTTAAATGGATACAACATGTAATTAGTTAA